From one [Ruminococcus] lactaris ATCC 29176 genomic stretch:
- the ffh gene encoding signal recognition particle protein yields MAFDSLSEKLQNVFKNLRSKGRLTEADVKAALREVKMALLEADVNFKVVKGFIKDVQERAIGQDVMNGLNPGQMVIKIVNEELIRLMGSETTEIKLQPGSAITVIMMAGLQGAGKTTTTAKLAGKFKLKGKKPLLVACDVYRPAAIKQLEINGEKQGVEVFSMGNKNKPADIAKAAMEHAAKNGNNIVILDTAGRLHIDEDMMAELQEIKEAVTVHQTILVVDAMTGQDAVNVASSFNDKIGIDGVIVTKLDGDTRGGAALSIKAVTGRPILYVGMGEKLSDLEQFYPDRMASRILGMGDVLSLIEKAGAELDEEKAKKMADKMKKAQFDFEDYLDSMEQMRKMGGLSSIMGMMPGMGNMAGKMPDLDSEESEKKMAQMEAMIFSMTPEERRNPDLLNPSRKHRIAKGAGVDIADVNRMVKQFNESRKMMKKLPGLMGGKGGKRGRFRLPF; encoded by the coding sequence ATGGCATTTGACAGCTTAAGTGAAAAACTTCAAAATGTATTTAAGAACCTGCGTAGTAAAGGAAGACTGACAGAGGCTGATGTCAAGGCGGCACTCCGGGAAGTCAAGATGGCACTCCTTGAGGCGGATGTAAACTTCAAGGTAGTAAAAGGCTTCATTAAAGATGTGCAGGAAAGAGCGATCGGTCAGGATGTAATGAACGGTCTGAATCCGGGACAGATGGTCATCAAGATTGTAAATGAAGAGCTGATCAGGCTGATGGGATCTGAGACAACAGAGATCAAGTTGCAGCCGGGAAGTGCGATTACGGTCATTATGATGGCTGGTCTTCAGGGAGCAGGTAAGACCACGACAACAGCAAAGCTGGCAGGAAAGTTCAAGTTAAAAGGAAAGAAACCTTTACTTGTAGCCTGTGATGTGTATCGTCCGGCTGCGATCAAGCAGTTGGAGATAAATGGCGAGAAGCAGGGCGTGGAAGTTTTCTCAATGGGAAATAAAAATAAACCTGCGGATATTGCCAAAGCTGCGATGGAACATGCAGCAAAGAATGGAAATAATATCGTAATCCTCGATACAGCAGGTCGTCTGCATATTGATGAGGATATGATGGCAGAACTTCAGGAAATAAAAGAAGCGGTGACAGTTCATCAGACGATTCTGGTTGTTGATGCAATGACCGGACAGGATGCAGTGAATGTTGCAAGCTCCTTTAACGATAAGATTGGAATCGACGGAGTCATCGTTACCAAACTGGACGGTGATACAAGAGGTGGTGCGGCATTGTCTATCAAGGCAGTGACGGGAAGACCAATCCTTTACGTCGGTATGGGAGAAAAGCTTTCCGATCTGGAACAGTTTTATCCTGACAGAATGGCATCCAGGATTCTTGGAATGGGAGATGTTCTTTCCCTGATTGAAAAAGCGGGGGCAGAACTGGATGAAGAGAAAGCCAAAAAGATGGCTGACAAGATGAAGAAAGCCCAGTTTGACTTCGAGGACTATCTCGACAGCATGGAGCAGATGCGGAAGATGGGCGGTCTTTCAAGCATTATGGGAATGATGCCGGGAATGGGCAATATGGCAGGAAAGATGCCGGATCTTGATTCAGAGGAAAGTGAGAAGAAGATGGCACAGATGGAGGCTATGATCTTTTCCATGACTCCTGAGGAACGGCGGAATCCGGATCTTTTAAATCCCTCCAGAAAGCACCGTATTGCGAAAGGTGCAGGCGTTGATATTGCAGACGTAAACCGCATGGTGAAGCAGTTCAACGAGTCAAGGAAGATGATGAAGAAGCTTCCTGGGCTGATGGGTGGAAAAGGTGGAAAAAGGGGCAGGTTCAGGCTCCCCTTTTGA
- the rpsP gene encoding 30S ribosomal protein S16, translated as MAVKIRLRRMGQKKAPFYRIVVADSRSPRDGRFIEEIGTYDPNQEPSVFKVDEEAAKKWLNNGAQPTEVVGKIFKAAGIEK; from the coding sequence ATGGCAGTAAAGATCAGATTAAGAAGAATGGGACAAAAGAAAGCTCCTTTTTACAGAATCGTAGTAGCAGATTCCAGATCACCAAGAGATGGAAGATTTATCGAAGAGATCGGAACATATGATCCGAATCAGGAGCCAAGCGTATTCAAAGTAGACGAAGAAGCAGCTAAGAAATGGCTCAATAATGGTGCTCAGCCGACAGAAGTTGTTGGAAAGATCTTCAAGGCAGCAGGAATCGAGAAATAA
- a CDS encoding KH domain-containing protein: MKELVEVIAKALVDCPDEVSVSEKQEGRTTVLELHVAESDMGKVIGKQGRIAKAIRSVVKAAAAKEDKKVVIDII; encoded by the coding sequence ATGAAAGAATTAGTTGAAGTAATCGCAAAGGCTTTGGTGGACTGCCCGGATGAAGTCTCTGTCAGTGAGAAGCAGGAAGGCAGAACCACAGTACTGGAACTTCATGTTGCAGAAAGCGACATGGGAAAAGTAATCGGTAAGCAGGGACGTATCGCAAAAGCGATCCGTTCGGTTGTAAAAGCCGCAGCAGCAAAGGAAGACAAGAAAGTTGTTATAGATATTATCTAA
- the ylxM gene encoding YlxM family DNA-binding protein, which produces MNKFLEQALLYDFYGELLTEHQKDVYEQVVLEDYSLSEIAQMKGISRQGVHDLVKRCQKILEGYEAKLHLVEKFLSVKEKISLIDKTLAEWEEDGKDPEEIVKKVRRIADNIIEEL; this is translated from the coding sequence ATGAATAAGTTTTTAGAGCAGGCATTATTGTATGATTTCTACGGAGAACTGCTGACAGAGCATCAGAAAGATGTATATGAGCAGGTTGTTCTGGAAGATTATTCGCTCAGTGAGATCGCACAGATGAAAGGCATCAGCCGACAGGGGGTGCATGATCTCGTGAAGCGGTGTCAGAAGATTCTTGAAGGGTATGAGGCAAAGCTTCATCTTGTAGAAAAGTTCCTTTCAGTGAAAGAAAAGATCAGTCTCATCGATAAGACACTGGCAGAGTGGGAAGAGGACGGAAAAGATCCGGAAGAGATCGTGAAAAAGGTTCGCCGGATAGCGGACAATATCATAGAGGAGTTATAG
- the rimM gene encoding ribosome maturation factor RimM (Essential for efficient processing of 16S rRNA), with amino-acid sequence MEQFLQVGVISSTHGLRGEVKVFPTTDDAARFQTLKEVILDTGKEKLDLEIQSVRFFKQFVIVKFKGIDDINDIEKYKGKSLFVARENAVELEEDEYYIGDLIGMDVYTDESEERFGVLKDVMETGANEVYIVQSERYGEVLLPAIHECILEVDPEEKKMTVHLMEGLI; translated from the coding sequence ATGGAGCAGTTTTTACAGGTGGGAGTCATTTCATCGACTCACGGACTTCGCGGTGAAGTAAAAGTTTTTCCGACAACAGATGATGCTGCAAGGTTTCAGACATTGAAAGAAGTCATCCTTGATACAGGAAAAGAAAAGCTGGATCTTGAAATCCAGTCAGTCCGTTTTTTTAAGCAGTTTGTGATCGTGAAATTTAAAGGGATCGATGATATCAATGACATTGAAAAATATAAGGGAAAGAGTCTGTTTGTCGCCAGGGAGAATGCAGTTGAACTGGAAGAGGATGAGTATTATATCGGGGATCTGATCGGAATGGATGTCTATACAGACGAAAGTGAAGAACGTTTTGGCGTACTGAAGGACGTGATGGAGACAGGGGCAAATGAAGTTTACATCGTACAGTCAGAAAGGTACGGAGAGGTGCTTCTCCCGGCAATCCATGAGTGTATCCTGGAAGTAGACCCGGAAGAGAAA